One Candidatus Omnitrophota bacterium DNA window includes the following coding sequences:
- a CDS encoding inositol monophosphatase family protein — translation MTREMHELEKWLFIAEKAARGAGAFLSRTKIKDNKILADLGKDVKISADLHSEKIIVNMLRAKSEFDILTEERGFLPGNSEKRFLWIIDPLDGTMNFLRGIPISCVSVGLWRGEEPLLGVIYDFNKNELFSGIAGKIAFLNQRRIRVSAVSKEANAVLCTGFPVSADFSSGGILKFTKQIQSYKKVRLIGSAALSLAYVAAGRADVYRENNIMLWDVAAGVAIVTGAGGKVQMLPLAKENTFSVYASNRRLFRQNLKDKKWIFKESSVRK, via the coding sequence AAAGGCGGCGCGCGGCGCCGGCGCGTTTTTGTCTCGGACGAAAATAAAAGACAATAAAATCCTGGCCGATCTCGGGAAAGATGTAAAGATCTCCGCTGATTTACATTCAGAAAAGATCATCGTAAATATGTTAAGAGCCAAATCTGAATTTGATATTCTTACAGAAGAAAGAGGGTTTCTGCCGGGAAATTCTGAAAAGCGTTTTCTTTGGATTATTGACCCGCTTGATGGAACTATGAATTTTTTACGCGGGATTCCTATAAGCTGCGTTTCTGTAGGTCTGTGGAGGGGCGAGGAGCCTTTGTTGGGAGTAATTTACGACTTCAATAAAAATGAACTTTTTTCCGGCATAGCCGGTAAAATTGCGTTCTTGAACCAAAGACGGATAAGAGTGAGCGCTGTTTCCAAAGAAGCAAACGCCGTACTTTGTACGGGTTTTCCAGTGAGCGCCGATTTTTCATCCGGCGGTATATTAAAATTTACCAAGCAAATTCAAAGCTATAAAAAAGTCCGTTTGATCGGGTCCGCTGCTTTGTCGCTAGCCTATGTCGCGGCAGGCAGAGCGGATGTTTACCGTGAAAATAATATAATGCTATGGGACGTCGCCGCTGGGGTTGCAATTGTTACCGGGGCTGGCGGAAAGGTTCAGATGCTGCCTCTGGCAAAAGAAAACACTTTTTCAGTATACGCCTCTAACAGGCGGTTATTCAGACAGAATTTGAAAGATAAAAAATGGATATTCAAAGAGAGCTCTGTAAGAAAATAG
- a CDS encoding class I SAM-dependent methyltransferase: MDIQRELCKKIESDTKKSWELNWSKVDLKSINEIFDYPRVKKIIDVYLNYLPKKGLVLEAGCGLGQWVGYLRSKGYNIIGIDYNEPTIRQAKSYNPDIRLATADVRTLPFQDESLDTYISFGVIEHFIEGPNAALREAYRVLKKGGTALVTVPHRNIFTIIKSPIVWLKRSPFLRSIFSKEKKVYYYQKYFAPKKLMAKFNEAGYRVVLHKPIDHTFSLVEFSSFFRDKNTYDGESKLAVKWGNILEKFFPYICAGSNLFILEK, encoded by the coding sequence ATGGATATTCAAAGAGAGCTCTGTAAGAAAATAGAATCAGATACCAAGAAGTCGTGGGAACTTAATTGGAGCAAGGTGGACCTTAAATCCATCAATGAAATATTCGATTATCCTAGAGTCAAAAAGATAATCGACGTATATCTCAATTATCTTCCGAAAAAGGGATTAGTGCTGGAAGCAGGATGCGGCCTGGGGCAGTGGGTGGGATATCTTCGTTCCAAAGGTTACAATATAATAGGTATCGATTACAACGAACCTACTATAAGGCAGGCGAAAAGTTACAACCCCGATATTCGTTTAGCCACAGCCGACGTCAGGACATTGCCGTTTCAGGACGAAAGTTTAGATACATATATCTCATTCGGGGTGATTGAGCATTTCATAGAAGGTCCGAATGCTGCCTTAAGGGAAGCGTATAGGGTGCTTAAAAAAGGGGGGACAGCGCTTGTAACGGTTCCTCACAGAAATATTTTTACTATCATTAAGAGCCCGATTGTATGGCTGAAGAGATCTCCATTTTTAAGGAGTATTTTTTCAAAAGAAAAGAAGGTGTATTATTATCAGAAATATTTTGCCCCGAAAAAATTAATGGCAAAATTTAATGAAGCAGGGTATAGGGTAGTCCTTCATAAGCCGATAGATCATACATTTTCTTTGGTGGAATTTTCATCTTTCTTTAGAGACAAAAATACGTATGACGGCGAAAGCAAGCTTGCAGTTAAATGGGGTAATATTTTAGAAAAGTTTTTTCCATATATTTGCGCTGGAAGTAATTTGTTTATTTTAGAAAAATGA